A part of Gambusia affinis linkage group LG19, SWU_Gaff_1.0, whole genome shotgun sequence genomic DNA contains:
- the rab40c gene encoding ras-related protein Rab-40C: MGSQGSPVKSYDYLLKFLLVGDSDVGKGEILDSLQDGSAESPYAYSSGIDYKTTTILLDGRRVKLELWDTSGQGRFCTIFRSYSRGAQGILLVYDITNRWSFDGIDRWIREIDEHAPGVPRILVGNRLHLAFKRQVPTEQARAYAEKNGMTFFEVSPLCNFNVIESFTELSRIVLMRHGMEKFWRPNRVFSLQDLCCRAIVSCTPVHLIDKLPLPVAIKSHLKSFSMANGMNAVMMHGRSYSLANPAGGSKANSLKRSKPIRPPQSPPQNCTRSNCKIS; encoded by the exons ATGGGCAGCCAGGGCAGCCCGGTGAAGAGCTACGACTACCTGCTGAAGTTCCTCCTGGTGGGAGACAGCGACGTGGGCAAAGGGGAGATCCTGGACAGCCTGCAGGATGGATCTGCAGAGTCTCCCTATGCTTACAGCAGCG GGATCGACTATAAAACCACAACCATCCTTCTGGACGGCAGGAGGGTGAAGCTGGAGCTGTG GGACACGTCGGGTCAGGGTCGCTTCTGCACCATCTTCCGCTCGTATTCCCGCGGCGCTCAG GGGATCCTGCTGGTGTATGACATCACCAACCGCTGGTCCTTCGACGGCATCGACCGCTGGATCAGGGAGATCGACGAG CATGCACCGGGCGTGCCGCGGATCCTGGTCGGGAACCGGCTGCACCTGGCCTTCAAGCGGCAGGTTCCCACGGAGCAGGCCCGGGCCTACGCCGAGAAGAACGGCATGACCTTCTTCGAGGTCAGCCCGCTCTGCAACTTCAACGTGATCGAGTCCTTCACGGAGCTGTCGCGCATCGTCCTGATGCGGCACGGCATGGAGAAGTTCTGGAGGCCCAACAGAG TCTTCAGCCTGCAGGACCTGTGCTGCAGAGCCATCGTGTCGTGCACGCCCGTCCACCTCATCGACAAGCTGCCGCTGCCCGTCGCCATCAAGTCCCACCTCAAGTCGTTCTCCATGGCCAACGGGATGAACGCCGTCATGATGCACGGACGCTCGTACTCGCTGGCCAACCCGGCCGGCGGCTCCAAGGCCAACAGCCTGAAGCGCTCCAAACCCATCCGCCCGCCGCAGAGCCCGCCGCAGAACTGCACCCGCAGCAACTGCAAGATCTCCTAG
- the LOC122821836 gene encoding oocyte zinc finger protein XlCOF6-like produces MSSIQLLRVLVNERLSAAADEIFEAVKKTISDYEEELLLSKQELHRQRRMLQVVAEPPGSPGGHSEEPQLTLCVWDEDFTSDHQQKEEPNELEWSVDTNRHPSCSSGRSQELEDSSIIKVNFMPPFDRNVCSSTEFSEAMVKEEEEDPLPSTSTQPEAADGASTSCSDADSEEEWRANSQSKGKRSSKKKKKKKVAMLKIKLPRLPVAPKLNPTKKNKTQICCKVCGRAFLLAVSLVNHMEAHSKDVCGVCGERFDSEERFDAHLKTHVKAESCKVCGKCFSSSSGLEVHMRIHTGEKPFVCSECGKRFTTRANMLRHSRIHTGEKPYTCTVCGRSFNDYTTLKRHLFVHSVKNSSLSESTPENGGGRSPPARKPRTACKVCGLSFHSVLSLLNHSKRHKTELCCVCGNHFDSPESLAGHLDSHKNGKECEVCGKCFDSQGHLEIHMRIHTGEKPFPCAECGKSFTTRPHLVRHSRIHTGEKPYTCNFCSKSFNDYTTHKRHLLIHIKDCNPGSPTATQSEETDSSSPPKRPQVACKVCGATFRSIVSLVNHAKTHNPELCGVCGNQFDSEENLKLHLKTHLSKRVCDVCGKCYDSQGHLKVHLRVHTGEKPFSCSYCGKSFNFRQNMLRHARGHSGEKPHVCTVCGRGFSDRSFLTQHRNTHTGEKRHRCQVCGKTFNRKTYVRLHMMKIHTSEKSWKKLED; encoded by the exons ATGTCCAGCATCCAGCTGCTCCGGGTGCTGGTGAACGAGCGGCTCTCCGCGGCCGCAGATGAGATCTTCGAGGCGGTGAAGAAAACCATTTCAGACtatgaggaggagctgctgctctccAAGCAGGAGCTCCACCGGCAGCGGAGGATGCTCCAGGTGGTGGCCGAGCCTCCGGGCAGTCCAGGTGGACACTCAG AGGAACCCCAGTTGACGCTGTGCGTCTGGGACGAAGACTTCACGTCTGACCATCAGCAGAAAGAAGAACCCAACGAGCTGGAATGGAGCGTGGACACAAACCGCCATCCCTCCTGCTCCAGTGGGCGGAGTCAGGAGCTGGAGGACAGCAGCATCATCAAGGTCAACTTCATGCCTCCCTTTGACAGAAACGTCTGCAGTTCGACAGAGTTCAGCGAGGCGATggtgaaagaggaagaggaggatccTCTTCCTAGCACGTCGACGCAGCCGGAAGCTGCCGATGGCGCCTCAACAAGCTGCTCTGATGCCGACAGTGAGGAAGAATGGAGGGCCAACTCCCAGTCCAAAGGCAAACGTAGcagtaagaagaagaagaagaaaaaggtagCAATGCTGAAGATAAAGCTTCCTCGTCTCCCAGTGGCTCCTAAACTCAACCCCACCAAAAAGAACAAGACTCAGATCTGCTGCAAAGTCTGCGGCCGAGCCTTCCTGCTCGCTGTGTCGCTGGTCAACCACATGGAGGCGCATTCCAAGGATGTCTGCGGTGTGTGCGGCGAGCGCTTCGACAGCGAGGAGCGCTTCGACGCCCACCTGAAGACACACGTGAAGGCGGAGAGCTGCAAAGTCTGTGGGAAGTGCTTCTCGAGCTCCAGCGGCTTGGAGGTCCACATGAGGATCCACACGGGAGAGAAACCGTTTGTCTGCAGCGAGTGCGGGAAGCGCTTCACCACGCGGGCCAACATGCTGCGCCACAGCCGGATCCACACTGGGGAGAAACCGTACACCTGCACAGTGTGCGGCCGCAGCTTCAATGACTACACAACCCTGAAGCGCCACCTGTTCGTCCACTCCGTGAAGAACAGCAGCCTCAGTGAGTCTACGCCAGAAAACGGTGGAGGGAGGAGTCCACCAGCAAGGAAACCGCGGACGGCTTGTAAGGTCTGCGGCTTGTCGTTCCACTCTGTGCTCTCCCTGCTGAATCACAGCAAGCGGCACAAGACGGAGCTCTGCTGCGTGTGCGGGAATCACTTCGACTCACCAGAGAGTTTGGCGGGTCACCTGGACTCCCACAAGAACGGAAAGGAGTGCGAGGTGTGCGGGAAGTGTTTCGACTCGCAGGGCCACCTGGAGATCCACATGAGGATCCACACCGGGGAGAAGCCGTTCCCCTGCGCCGAGTGCGGGAAATCCTTCACCACCCGGCCTCACCTGGTGCGCCACAGCCGGATCCACACCGGTGAGAAACCCTACACCTGCAACTTCTGCAGCAAAAGCTTCAACGACTACACCACCCACAAGCGCCACCTGCTGATCCACATCAAAGACTGCAACCCAGGAAGCCCGACTGCGACGCAGAGCGAAGAGACTGACTCATCATCACCACCAAAACGCCCGCAGGTGGCGTGTAAGGTCTGCGGAGCGACCTTCCGCTCCATCGTCTCTCTAGTGAATCACGCTAAGACCCACAACCCCGAGCTCTGCGGTGTCTGCGGGAACCAGTTCGACTCCGAGGAGAACCTGAAGCTCCACCTGAAGACCCATCTCAGCAAGCGGGTGTGTGACGTCTGTGGGAAGTGCTACGACTCGCAGGGCCACCTGAAGGTGCACCTGAGGGTCCACACAGGGGAGAAGCCGTTCAGCTGCAGCTACTGCGGGAAGTCCTTCAACTTCCGGCAGAACATGCTGCGGCACGCCCGGGGCCACTCAGGGGAGAAACCACACGTCTGCACGGTGTGCGGCCGCGGCTTCAGCGACCGCAGCTTCCTGACGCAGCACCGCAACACGCACACCGGGGAGAAACGCCATCGCTGCCAGGTGTGTGGCAAGACCTTCAACCGGAAGACCTACGTCCGGCTCCACATGATGAAGATCCACACTTCGGAGAAGTCctggaaaaagctggaagaTTGA